In the genome of Lathyrus oleraceus cultivar Zhongwan6 chromosome 4, CAAS_Psat_ZW6_1.0, whole genome shotgun sequence, the window TATCTTGTATTTTGATTGGAGCTCTTTCCATGAACCAACTTCATCAAAATAGACATCCCTGTTGAATGTGACTTGTTGATTTTATGGATTGTATAACTTGTGTGATCCATTTGAGTTGTACCTTACAAAAATAATCTTCTCACTTTTATCATCTAACTTATTTCTTCTTTGGTCAGGTATATTTTTTTAGCATAGGGACTTAAAAATCTTAAAGTGCTTGATTGATGGCTTATTTCCTGACCAAGCTTCTTCTGGAACCATTGGGCCAAGCCTCTTGGTCGGGAACCTATTCATCACATGTACTGCAGTTATGGCAGCTTCACCCCAAAAGCTATGAGGAAGATTTTTTTCTTCGAGCATGCTTGTAACCATGTTTAGAATGGTTTTGTTTCTTCTCTCTACAGTACCATTATGTTGGGGTGTGTAAGGTGAAGTCACTTCATGAACTATGCCTTGTTCCTTGCAGAATTCTTCAAACTCTCCTGATGTAAACTCCCCACCACCATCTGTTCTTAGAGTTTTGATTTGTTTTCCTGACTACTTCTCCATAAGAGCCTTGAAATCTTTGAATGTCTTGTACACATCACTCTTGACCTTGATTAGGTATATACATAACTTCCTGCCCAAGCCATTACCAAAGGATACAAAATATCTATTCCTTACTAGTGATGGTGTATCAAATGGTCCATAAACATCAGAGTATACTACATTCAACACTTCACTAGCTTTATAAGTGGTGTGGTTACTGGAGGAGTTTCTAGAATGCTTGCTAATTAGGCACTTATCATAAATCTTATTGGAAGTTTCAAGTAAGGGAAGTCCTATTACCATTCGCTTTGACCACAATTGCTTCATATCCCTAAAATTCGAATGGCCTAATTTAAGGTGCCACAACCATGAATCCTATTTCAAGATAGCAGCAGAAAAACATTGAGATTCTATGGTGTTTAGGCTTaccttgaaggttctattctTGGCCAAAGGGGCTTTCATCACCAGTTTTCCTGCTCTGTCATGAATCCTCAGGAAATCTTTACTAGACTTAGCTGAAAAATCTTTCTCCAAAAGCTGACCTAGCCTTATCAGGTTGGTAGTCATACTAGGAACATACAACACAATTGTGATTACAACTTGCCTTCCATCTTCTCTTTGACAACGACATTTTCAGTTCCTTCATCTTGGGTGGCCCTATTATCTGCAAATTTCACCATGCTTTTCTTCTCTAAGTCAAAATTGACAAGCCGATTTCGATGCTCAGTCATATGATTGGAACACCCTGAGTCTATGTACCATACTTCGTTGTTCTGCAGATCTGGATTGGTGATCATCATCAATATTAGAGGTTGTTTTTCAAAACCTGATTCATCTCCTTCTTTGTAATTCTTTGACCTTCATTTCTTAAATCTTCTTGGATTCTTCTATGGCCACCACGATGTGATCAAATTTGGGGGTTAGGGTCCTAGAACCTTTTCAACAATCGTTTTATCTAAAATTGTCTCACCACAATTCTTCATAGCATTTTTACGAGCGATAACTCGATTGGAGAAATCAActattttctcatttttcttcCATTTGTATCAACTCATATTGACGCCTCATCGTCTATAATCACACCTTCAACTTCTTCGCACCATCATTGCACTTTTCCAAAATCTCCCATGCTTCCCGCGAAGTTGCAGCTCCTGCAGTCTTCTCAAAGTATGTTtcatcaacacattgatgaatcaAGAATGTTGCTTTGCAGTCCTTCTTCTCGTTCTCTTTGTGAAGCGCCTTCTGTACATATGTGGGATCTGCGGAAAGTGCTTGGTAACCATCTTCTACAATTTCGGTGACTTCTTGATAACCCATTATCGCTTTCATCTGCATCCTCCATCGATCTCAATCCTTTTCATTGAGAACAGGGAGATCCGTTGTGAAGGTTGCACCAATTTACACCATTGTGTGTATCGCAAGCCTTCTAATCGGACCTAACTCTAGATACGAGTTATTAGAGTATATACATAGTAATGGTGATAACAAGAGGACGAGTAAAAAGAGATAAATGAAAGAGAAGAGTTTCTATATCTGAAATTAACTTGTTACATTACAGTAAAAATAAACTAGTTTATACAAGCATACACGTTACAAATTACGAGACACATGACGTCATACTATTGAACAGCTAGTTACAACTATATAGAGTTTGAATTATTTCTAACAGCAATCACTTTTTATAGATAAGTTTGTCtcaatataaaaaaaatgtaaGAGTAATAATAAGACAACACATTAAACAAAACCAAGACCGATAAAATATGGTTGGTTTAATGGTTGCTCATTAATTCTTGCTTTTTCTACCAACTCTTCTACTTAGTAGTTACCACTTCTAGCTCTAGAAACCACAACAGGCACAAAAATGGGAACCAAACCTATTTTTGATTCTATGTTGAATGAACGCAAAGCCTTTGATGAAACCAAAGCTGGTGTCAAAGGACTTGTTGATGCAGGTATTACCAAGATTCCAACCTTATTCCATCATCAACCTGACAATTATCAGAAATCCAACAACATAAACCATGCTATTCCTGTCATAGATCTTGTAGATGTTATCGATAATAAACAAGATTCAAGTATTCAACAAGGGATTGTTCACAAAATAAAAGAAGCGTGTGAAACTTGGGGTTTTTTTCAGGTTGTTAATCATGGAATTCCTTTGACTGTTCTTGAGGAGTTGAAGGATTGTGTTAAGAGGTTTCATGAGCAAGATATTGAAATCAAAAAAGGTATGTATACAAGAGATCAAGataaatcattcatttataaTAGCAATTTTGATATTTATAGCTCACCAGCACTCAATTGGAGAGATACTTTTATGTGTTACTTGGCTCCTGATACTCCCAATCCACAAGATTTTCCTCTAGTATGCAGGTATGTTGTATGCATGTCTGTAAAACTTAGGTGCTCCTTTAATGCTgttgaatttttttcttcttctaattgCTTACTTATTCTTGCAGAGATATACTACTAGAATATGGCAAACAGATGATGAATTTAGGGACTTTACTGTTTGAATTGTTGTCAGAAGCTTTAGGATTGAATCCAAACCATCTAAAAGACATGGGTTGTGCTGAAGGACTAATTGCTCTTTG includes:
- the LOC127076665 gene encoding 1-aminocyclopropane-1-carboxylate oxidase homolog 12, producing the protein MGTKPIFDSMLNERKAFDETKAGVKGLVDAGITKIPTLFHHQPDNYQKSNNINHAIPVIDLVDVIDNKQDSSIQQGIVHKIKEACETWGFFQVVNHGIPLTVLEELKDCVKRFHEQDIEIKKGMYTRDQDKSFIYNSNFDIYSSPALNWRDTFMCYLAPDTPNPQDFPLVCRDILLEYGKQMMNLGTLLFELLSEALGLNPNHLKDMGCAEGLIALCHYYPPCPQPELTVGTTKHSDNDFLTVLLQDHIGGLQVLHQDKWIDVKPVPGALIVNVGDFLQLITNDRFKSVEHRVLANRVGPRISVACFFSTGFRSSSKLYGPMKELLSEENPPKYRETTVAEYVAYFNAKGLDGTSALAHYRI